The following DNA comes from Camelina sativa cultivar DH55 chromosome 14, Cs, whole genome shotgun sequence.
TTTACCTCTTACGAGTCTTGGTAACTTCACCATCTGCTAGGAGATTTGTGCCGAAATCTGTAGCAATCCTTGATCAATTGGTCTTGAACTTTCTCCTGATGGCGAGAACCTTATCCCCCAGTTCTCTATCTTACCTCTTTTCTCAAAGCTCCGATGCATATTTTGTAAGAGCCATTGTTGATCACTTGTTGATCAAGGAAGTTGCGGAGCATGTCTTTAAAGGCACTGCCACCATGGTCCCAACAAATCTTTCAAGCCTTGCTAGCCTCCCAAAGACTTGCACCTCCTTAGAAAACTCATGGAACCATTATCTATCTATGTTTTGTAATCTTGTTAACCCTTCAATTTTCCCTTTGTATGAATTCTCCTCTTTGAGGCTTTAAGTTTAATGAAaacttgtttgacaaaaaaaacgaatttaTTGATATGCTATTTTGAAAGTTGAGAAAATAGTCATATTGGATATTGCTTCAATGTCCAAGTTATAGTAGTTTGGAAAGATGAGAAAAAAGTTAATGggcaaaaaacatttttataagaAAGGAATCGAAATAGCTATTGTCAAAATTGAGATAGGTAAGACTGGTAAGAATCCACCCAATAAATATGTATACCACACTTATTGGACAATCTGTTTGTACGTaaattttgcttcttctttaatGTCTAAAGAAATGCTAGTGGGTTTTAAACCCCGCTTTAAAATGCAGCTGTCGAGCCTGCCGAGACGCCGTTTAATTGCTCGGCGGTGGTGCTCTGCTGGGATTTTCCTATAATCGATTATAAAAtaggaaaatgatgaaaaatagGTTATTAAGTTAGTGGCGGCCATAAACTAGGGTTGcaggtttacaaaaaaaatcatgggGAGAAGATGATCCGGAAACTCACCCTTACTAAATAGGTTATTAACCAACTGTGATGTGCCGAGTTTTACTAATTCACttgaaaaggaaatatataacCACTAAAAAGTATAATGTTaacatttattataaaaatatttaaaatactcTTAAACTAGTCCCTTATTAATCTCTTTGTAATCctcatttaataaattaatcgCTAGGCCCTCTTCCACTGCCCGACTAACGTCTAGCGATTTTTTAAACATAGGTTTTAAATGactaagaaaaaacaacaaatgatcaattatgaaactaacaatgtataaaaataatactgaGTAATGAATACCTGACAATACCCTTTGTAACGGAGATGTGAAAGCCTCATGACAGCTTACACATATAATCCATTGCCTGTATTTTGTGAATTGTAATACTTGGTTTCggcatatttttaatttatttgatatacaCAAATAGTATATAGAATATTGTCCAAATTATGTGATTCTGTTTTCAAAATCCAGTCAATAGTGTTTATCATCATGACGAAAGAGTGATCCACATGTTAGATTAGGGATCACTATTTTGCTTAACTCaaaaatctttcttttattatctcTTCTAATTAATTAAGGGAGATTCTCGTAAATAGcaccaaaaaaactttttttttccaaatttagcatATCGtctctaaaatttcaaaaatagcactatattaaaaaaaataatattctaaaattaaattctaaattctaaattctaaacccgaCCTcttaaaactataccctaaatgtgaaattgagaattcaaacctaaaaaaaaattataaaaattaattttaaatattgcaATGTGTTaattaatgctatttttggaagtCTATGAaatgtgtgctataattgtctataaaacttgttttagtgctattttaggatatttctcATTAATTTATCACACATTTATATGTTCTTTGTTCTACATGCTGCCAATCCTTAGATAAGATATGTGTGTGCTTTTTTCTCAAAGTAATTTATGAAACATTCCACATATTTTGCAAAGGCAAAATAAATATCCATAAGAATTTACAAATATGCTACAGtaaaaactctatatattaataatgatgAGACTAtgacattttataaattaatatttatagtgtaaattaataattattaatttatcgatatattttcaattgtttAAAATCTagtgaattgagacaattttagcaaaacaaaattagattctcggatgttataaattttatgattttgaaattgacaataaattacaaatactgtagacaaattcacttatacacatgacatacataaatacaaatttatgaataataatatcattttaatatcctattaaactataaaaatgaaaatgatgcatatttacaaattgaaaactttaaaaaagttagctatttttatgacttgttatagaatattttatatcattatattttgaaaatactacATAACAATTATTTCTAGATATGAGTTCTAGGAGaagatttagaattttaaagcatactttattatatcataaatatatatttttttttacataattattaatttatgatattattgggacaaTATTCTATATagggatttcaaaaaattattatcttattattttattgaatttagttattgttttattatttttactcagaccagtaaaatttattaatttatagaatattaatttatagaagtattaatgtattattttgaaagttgAGAAAATAGTCATAGGATTTTAATTCAATGTCCAAGCCcatatattaatctaatatacttttcatttcaaaaaaaattctggCCCATTTACTTGCGTACGATATTTATCTTTAGGTATTAAAATCTCAACACCGCAAGATCTTTTTCCTGAGTttcaagacaacaacaacaaacgaataagaagaagaaaaaaaaaaaagcagcagcgaaaaatttcaagtttcaaagagtttttttttttttcctgaccAAGCAAACTTGGGTTAGTGAAATCTCAAATCTTAGATAATCCAATTTCGTTATCTGTTTAAAATTGATTTCGTTTTCGTTTGGTCTCATCTCTTGAATCAATTGACTCTTCTCATCTTCATCCCCTTCACGTTTCGTAATTTACCGATCTGTTCTGCAGATTTTGCCGTGAACTTTTATTAATCGTATTCtcttgtttagtttttgttgtgatttaaTCGAATCTGTTGGGACCAGATTTGTGTCGTGTCATGTTATAAAAGCTGTTTTAACAAAAACAGGTGCTGCTTTCAATTAACACACCCATTGAGATTTGTGTCTTTGTTATGTTGTTGCATTTATTTGTTATGTAAGGAATCATTAATTCCGTTATGTTTCTGTGGATCCTCGTTGATCGACTGGTGCTTGCTATATTTTGCAGATATTATTTTCGTCAGCTAAATCTGAGCTTTGTCTTGTGTTAGTTTCAAAGATCGAAACTTTTAACTATGGGAGAGGAGCATCCGAGAAAGCGGTCTCGACAACATTTTGAAACGGAGACGACGAGACACGTTTCTTTGTTTGAATCCCCTCAATGTGAATTGTATTTCACCAGGGAAGAGATTGAGCGTTTCTCTCCATCAAGAAAAGATGGGATTGACCTGGTCAAGGAGTCGTTTCTACGGTCTTCGTATTGCACCTTCCTGCAAAGGCTTGGCATGAACCTTCATGTGTAAGCTCACAACAAATagtattctttctttatttgttgtttctttttgctggGAAGTAGCGTGTTTGTTCTCTCTGGTTGCTTGCTTCATGGAGTATACTtaatgcttcttctttcttgcaaCTTGTTTTAGCTTAAAGAGGGGTGCCTAATGCATGACAATGGCTAGCCTAACTGTTGAAAATTTTGTCGTAGGGCCACTGTGGGAGGTGGTCTGGAGGTTCTcgaactatataaataaattcttCATTTTTGTCTACTACATTTATATCTCGTGAATGGAGAATTATGTAATTATAGTCAAAATTTGGTGTTCATGCATCATATATTGGCTCACTTCTCATCGGCAATGGGAGGCTTTGCATCTGTTGTGAATTTTGCTTTGGAGCTGTTCACCTGTTTAGACATGCCCTTGtgataagtatatatatatgtctgtatTTGTAATTCTCTGCTGGGTTATCAAAACCCTCAGCTCTGTTCCTACCATTACCAAATACCAACTGATGTTCTTAGTTTTCTGAGCAAGTGCACTTCCTCCGGCCTACTATTTTTGAATCATCTATCATAGGTActggtgttttttgtttttttttttgcattaatcACGCGTGTCCGAACAGTTTCATGTTATAACAATGCTGGTTTCGGTGAAAGTGACGTCTTGCATTTAGTTGCTGCCCAAGATATTATAACATTTGAACTTGTTCATGTTGAAGGTTTTTGACAATCTCATTGCTACAGGTCCCAGGTTACAATAGCATGTGCGATGATGATGTGCCACCGGTTTTACATGCGTCAATCTCATGCTAAAAATGACTGGCAGGTAAGAACTATTTTGTATAAGTATGCTGATCAATTGCATTCATTGAAGCTGACAGGAAAGTGAGAAATTTATATTTCGAACAGGATTTGGGTAATGAGCAACATAATGCTGATCAAAACAATTcgaaagtgtttttttttttaaagttaattcaGTCTCTAGTGATTAGTTAGAAGATTATTTGATTGATGCTTACTAATATCATCTTCTAATTTTCACTTGGTGAATTGCAGACGATAGCAACTGCCAGTCTGTTCCTCGCTTGCAAAGCTGAAGATGAGCCATGTCAACTGTCCAGCGTCGTTGTTGCGTCTTATGAAATAATTTATGAGTGGGATCCTTCTGCCTCAATTAGAATCCATCAAACTGTAAGTATTTATGAATCTATCTGTATTGGTAAATTTGCACCCAGCATTCTGCTAATATATTACTTGTTACTGCCTGTAGGAATGTTACCATGAATTTAAAGAAATTGTTTTGGCCGGGGAGAGGCTTCTGCTCGACACAAGTGCTTTTCTTCTAGACATTGAACTTCCCTACAAACCTCTGGCTGCGGCTTTGAATAGGCTGAACGCTTGGCCTGACCTTGCAACATCTGCATGGAATTTTGTGCATGACTGGTAAAGACCCTTGTTATTGTTAGAATATCTGTGATTTTTCCCCCAcattgagtttgaataatcttaTAGTGCGTTGTTTCGTGTAGGCTTCGAACCACCCTATGCTTGCAGTACAAACCCCATGTTATTGCAACTGCGACTGTGCACCTAGCTGCCTCATTTCAAAACGCGAAAGTAGGCAGTAGGAGAGATTGGTGGTTGGAGTTTGGAGTTACAACTAAGCTATTAAAAGGTTTGTTGTTCAAAACACTAACTTTTCTCTGTTATTATTGCCAGTCATTTGATCAAGTGAGATGGAGTGTTTTTATAATGTTAGCGCTGATAATAGGCAATAAGATAGCTCCAATTTAAGTGGCATGTTAAGTTCTTACCATGTGCACATATTGAGTCTGAACGAAAAGACTGCTTGCTGATTTTAGTGGTTGATTAAAATAACGGGATGTTT
Coding sequences within:
- the LOC104741368 gene encoding cyclin-T1-3 isoform X2; its protein translation is MMMCHRFYMRQSHAKNDWQTIATASLFLACKAEDEPCQLSSVVVASYEIIYEWDPSASIRIHQTECYHEFKEIVLAGERLLLDTSAFLLDIELPYKPLAAALNRLNAWPDLATSAWNFVHDWLRTTLCLQYKPHVIATATVHLAASFQNAKVGSRRDWWLEFGVTTKLLKEVIQEMCMLIEVDRRRTMPPPPPPPRRELTWAIPAPMKPVHMARGHPFHSYPLQSYRQAGIW
- the LOC104741368 gene encoding cyclin-T1-3 isoform X1, whose amino-acid sequence is MGEEHPRKRSRQHFETETTRHVSLFESPQCELYFTREEIERFSPSRKDGIDLVKESFLRSSYCTFLQRLGMNLHVSQVTIACAMMMCHRFYMRQSHAKNDWQTIATASLFLACKAEDEPCQLSSVVVASYEIIYEWDPSASIRIHQTECYHEFKEIVLAGERLLLDTSAFLLDIELPYKPLAAALNRLNAWPDLATSAWNFVHDWLRTTLCLQYKPHVIATATVHLAASFQNAKVGSRRDWWLEFGVTTKLLKEVIQEMCMLIEVDRRRTMPPPPPPPRRELTWAIPAPMKPVHMARGHPFHSYPLQSYRQAGIW